The following is a genomic window from Synechococcus sp. JA-2-3B'a(2-13).
AAGCAGAGTATTGCGTTTTGGGGATCGGCGAGTATTGGGTTGTGGATCCCTTGGAGGAGAAGGTGAGCCTGCTGCTGCTTCATGAAGGCTGGTACGATGTGCTGGAGCTGAAGGGATCCGATCCGGTATCCTCAAAGGTCTTTCCCAAGCTGGAGTTGCAGGCGGGGGAGATCTTGGCTGCGGATTCGGGTTATTCTGGTAAAGCTACGGGGAGTTAGCTCAGTTGGTAGAGCGCTGCGATCGCACCGCAGAGGTCAGGGATTCGAGTTCCCTACTCTCCATTGAGGTTTTGGATTTGGATCCCTTGCCCCCGATCCCTCTCCCAGGAGGAGAGAAGAGTTAGTGGTGGTAGGATTTCCTTATTCTGTAGTGTTTCAGTAACCATGACGCCCGAGCAAGAACAGTGGCTGATTCAAGCCATCCAAGAGTTGCAAGCCTCCCAAAGAGAGTTGCAAGCCTCCCAAAGAGAGTTGCAAGCCTCCCAAAGAGAGTTGCAAGCCTCCCAAAGAGAGCTGCAAGCCTCCCAAAAAGAATTGCAAGCTGCCCAGCAGGAGCTGCGTCTTGTCCAGCAAAACCAGCAGGTTTTGATTCAAGAGCTGCGGGAGGGACAGGCGATGCTGGCGCAGTTCTTTCGCGAGTCAATGGATCGGTTTGACGAGCGTACTCGGGCCATCGAACGCCGCACAGAAGCACTGGAACGGCGCACCGACCAGATGGCGGAGGAGATGAGAGAGATCCGGCAAGAGATTCGGGATCTGCGCCGCGATTTTTTGGAACGGCGGTAGCTTGGGCCCAAGCGCTCTGCGTTGCTAGTGTAACCATCCCCGGATCCTTCTCCCAGGAGGAGATTTAGGGTGGTAGGATTTCCTTGTTCTGTAGCGCCTTGGTAACCATGACACCTGAGCAAGAGCAGTGGCTGATTCGGGCCGTCCAGGAGTTGCAAGCTGCCCAGCAAAACCAGCAGGTTTTGATCCAAGAGCTGCGGGAAGGGCAGGCGATGCTGGCGCAGTTTTTCCGCGAGGCGCTGGATCGCTTTGACGAGCGCACCCGAGCCATTGAACGGCGCACCGAGGCTTTGGAACGGCGCACTGACGAGATGGCCCAAGAGATGCGGGAGATGCGGCAGGAGATTCGGGATCTGCGCCGCGACTTTTTGGAACGGCGGTAACTTGGGCCCAAGCGCTCTGCATTGCCGACGCCCTCACCCCCAGCCCCTCTCTCTCAGGGAGAGGGGAAATTGGCGGGATTTTGGGTAGGAAGGGATCCCACCTAGATTAATCTAGAGGAACTTTGTCTGGCCTCACCGGCATTTGCCCTTCCCCACGAGTTTGCCTATGTCTGTCATCCGTGCCCTCCACAGGCAGTTGGTAACCAAAGAGCGCTCTGCCGAAGAGATCGCCCGCGAGTACCTGGAGCGCCTGGCCCAACTGGAGCCGCAGCTCAAGAGCTTTATTACTGTGACCGAGGAACTGGCTCTGCAACAGGCCAGGGCGGTGGACGCCCGCATTCGGGCCGGGGAGGCGATCGGCCCTTTGGCCGGGATCCCGCTTGCCGTGAAAGACAACCTCTGCACCCAAGGGATCCGCACCACCTGCGCTTCCCGGATGCTGGAGGGGTTCATTCCCCCCTATGAATCAACGGTGACGGCGCGGCTGGCGGCTGCGGGCATGGTGACGGTGGGCAAGACCAACCTAGACGAGTTTGCCATGGGCAGCTCCACGGAAAACTCCGCCTTTCAGCGCACCGCCAATCCCTGGGATCTGACGCGGGTGCCAGGGGGATCCTCTGGGGGATCGGCGGCGGCGGTGGCTGCCGACCAAGCGGTGGTGGCCCTGGGCTCAGATACGGGGGGATCCATCCGCCAACCGGCAGCTTTTTGCGGGGTGGTGGGCCTCAAGCCCACCTACGGGCTGGTGTCTCGCTACGGGCTGGTGGCCTTTGCTTCGTCTTTGGATCAGGTGGGGCCGTTTGGGCGCACGGTGGAGGATGTGGCCTTGCTGCTGCAGGGGATCGCCGGCCATGACCCGATGGACTCCACCAGCCTGAAGGTGGATATCCCGGACTATAGCCAGGCTCTGATCCCGGACATCAAGGGGTTCAAAATCGGGGTGATCCGCGACTTGCTGGGGGAAGGATGTGGGGAGGAGACCCGCGCTGCCGTGCAAGCGGCCATTCAACATCTGCAGGAACTGGGGGCCGAGATCCTGGAGATCGACTGCCCCAGTTTTCGCTATGGCCTAGCCACCTATTACATCATCGCCCCTTCGGAAGCCTCTGCCAATTTGGCCCGCTACGACGGGGTGAAATACGGCCTGCGGGAACCTGCCGACTCGCTGCTGTCGATGTATGGCAAGACCCGCGCCCACGGCTTTGGGCCAGAAGTCAAGCGGCGCATCATGATCGGCACCTATGCCCTCTCCTCGGGGTACTACGACGCCTACTACCTCAAGGCTCAGAAGGTGCGCACCCTCATCAAGCAGGACTTCCTCAAGGCTTTCGAGAAGGTGGATGTGCTGGTCAGCCCCACCACCCCCACCCCAGCCTTCAAGCTCGGCGAGCGGGAGGATCCCCTCAGCATGTACCTCTGCGACCTGATGACGATCCCGGTGAACCTGGCGGGCTTGCCGGGGCTGAGCCTGCCCTGCGGGTTTGCCGATGGCCTGCCCATTGGCCTGCAAATTGTGGGCAATGCCCTACAGGAGAGCAAGGTGCTGCGGGTGGCCTATGCCTATGAGCAAAGCACCGACTGGCACAAGCGACGGCCGCCGCTGGGGCAGCCCTCAGTTAAAGAGGGCCAGGGATCCGATCCCGGCCAACCTCAAGCCAAGCGCAGATCCGGCAAAAGGAGCAAAAAATCCAAAAGCTGAGGCGGGAAGGGCGGCAACTAGGCCATGCCCATCTGGTTGGCCGCTGAAAAGCGTTCCATAAAGCGCAGGAAGCGATCCCACTCTGCCTCGGTTTCCATGTCGTAGGTCACTTCCAGGGCTTTGAATTCCCCGTTCAGGAACTTGGCCCTGATGTTGCGGGTGGTCAGCTCCCCTTCCTCATCGATCATCCGCATGCCGAGGATGTTTTGCGTATCGGATTTTAGATCCTCGAAGCGGAAAATCGCGGATCCCCGGTTGCCGGTCTTGGATTTCAGCACTCGCACCTGGGTGGGCACCTCTTGGATGCCGGGGGAGAACTCGATACTGGCCATGATGTCCTACGAAACACGATGATTTAAGCCATTATAACCGGCCAATCCCCGCATCCTGCTCCAGAAAATCTCTCAGCTCCTGGGCCGTCATCTGCTCCAGGTGATGGCCGGCCTGCCGTTGGGCTTCTGCCACATCGGGGATCCGGTCGCACAGGGCGCCAACCCGAAGGGGAAGAGGCTGGGCTGCCAACCCAGCGCGCGCTGCCGGAGTCACCTGGCCACAGAGGATGAGCAGGGGTTTTTGGGCTTGGATAGCCTGCTCCAGCACGGCCCCCACCACCTTTCCCATCGTGCTTTGTTCGTCGAGGCAGCCCTCTCCGGTGACGACCAGATGGCAGCGGCGGATGCGCTCCGGCAGGGCCAATTGCCGCGCCAAGAGCTGGATCCCGGACTCCAGAGTGGCCCCCAAAAAAGCCACCAGACCTGCTCCTAAGCCACCTGCGGCTCCGGCCCCCGGGATCCCGGCCACGGCCTGGCCCAAATCTCGCTCCACCACTTGAGCCCACTGCTGCAGCGCCTGCTCCAACTGCTGCACCTGGGAAGGGGTGGCGCCCTTCTGGGGGGCAAAGACGGCGGCGGCTCCCCACGGGCCGGTGAGGGGATTCTGCACATCGCACAGGCCGCGGACCCGTTTCCCCTGCCAGACAGGCTGTTCAGGGGACTCAATGCGCTGCAAACGGGCCAGCTCTCCCCCGCCCCAGCCGATGGGATCCCCAGCTCCATCCAACAGGCGATAGCCTAAGGCCTGCGCCATGCCCGCCCCTCCATCCACGGTGGCGGATCCCCCCAGACCTATCCAGATCTCAGCGATGGGATCGCGGCAGACGGCCCGCAACAGCTCTCCCAGGCCATAAGTGGTGGTGCGGGTGGGATCCCGCCGCTCCGGTGGCACCAAGGTCAGGCCGGCCACCTGGGCCAGCTCCAACAGGGCCAGCTCTCCTGCCACCCCGTACTCCGCCCAGACGGGATCCCCCAGGGGGCCGGTGACCCATAGGCCCTTCTTCTCTCCCCCCAGCGTCGGCAGCAATACCTCTAGGGTGCCCTCTCCCCCATCGGCCAAGGGGAGCCGCTCCACCTCGACTTCCGGCAGCACCTGTTGGATCCCATGGGCTATGTGCTCTGCCGCCGCCGTGGCTGTTAGGGATCCCTTAAAACTATCCGGGCAAACCAAAATCCGCCGCGGTGGGCTGCTGAACTGGGATCCCTTTGCCTGGAAACCCGCATCCAGCATGGAACCTCCTCGGCGGCGCTAAAAGGTGGATTGCAAGCCTAGCCCTCCTCCTCTGCTGGCGAAGGCTGATCCGCGCTGGCAGGCTGGGAGGCACTGCCCAAAGATTGCTCCAGGGCTAGGCGCTGCTCCATGACCCGCAGGAAATAGCCGCCCATCATCGCGCCGGAGAGCATTTTGGCCAAGCTCTCGCGGTTGGTGATGATCTGAACCCCGAATTGATCGGAGGGCAAGCTCCCCACCAAGCTGCGGATGTTGTGGCCCAAGATCTCCAGCACTTCTGGGGAAGAATTGCGGGCAATATCCTGAAAGACGCTGGGATCCTGAGATTGCAGGTATTGCCAGAGCCGGTTGTCGGGGCTCGGAGTTTGCACTGCCTCAAAACCAGGGATGAAGTTCAACGGGCTCGCCATGGAGTAACCAAGCTCCACAAACACAGCAGATGCAATCCCAACCGGGCCGCTCGGCCTGATCCCACAGACCTTTGCCGTTCCCGGAATTTGGGCTATCCCAAAGGTAACACCCCATCCTCACCCCCTCCGGTACGGGATCCCACCCTTCTGCGGCGGCAAATGCCGTACCTAAGTAACGGCCGGGGATCAAGCGCTGGCTTCTGAGGTCTCCTCCTCGGCAACCAAGGCAGCGGGTA
Proteins encoded in this region:
- the gatA gene encoding Asp-tRNA(Asn)/Glu-tRNA(Gln) amidotransferase subunit GatA, encoding MSVIRALHRQLVTKERSAEEIAREYLERLAQLEPQLKSFITVTEELALQQARAVDARIRAGEAIGPLAGIPLAVKDNLCTQGIRTTCASRMLEGFIPPYESTVTARLAAAGMVTVGKTNLDEFAMGSSTENSAFQRTANPWDLTRVPGGSSGGSAAAVAADQAVVALGSDTGGSIRQPAAFCGVVGLKPTYGLVSRYGLVAFASSLDQVGPFGRTVEDVALLLQGIAGHDPMDSTSLKVDIPDYSQALIPDIKGFKIGVIRDLLGEGCGEETRAAVQAAIQHLQELGAEILEIDCPSFRYGLATYYIIAPSEASANLARYDGVKYGLREPADSLLSMYGKTRAHGFGPEVKRRIMIGTYALSSGYYDAYYLKAQKVRTLIKQDFLKAFEKVDVLVSPTTPTPAFKLGEREDPLSMYLCDLMTIPVNLAGLPGLSLPCGFADGLPIGLQIVGNALQESKVLRVAYAYEQSTDWHKRRPPLGQPSVKEGQGSDPGQPQAKRRSGKRSKKSKS
- the psb28 gene encoding photosystem II reaction center protein Psb28 → MASIEFSPGIQEVPTQVRVLKSKTGNRGSAIFRFEDLKSDTQNILGMRMIDEEGELTTRNIRAKFLNGEFKALEVTYDMETEAEWDRFLRFMERFSAANQMGMA
- a CDS encoding glycerate kinase family protein: MLDAGFQAKGSQFSSPPRRILVCPDSFKGSLTATAAAEHIAHGIQQVLPEVEVERLPLADGGEGTLEVLLPTLGGEKKGLWVTGPLGDPVWAEYGVAGELALLELAQVAGLTLVPPERRDPTRTTTYGLGELLRAVCRDPIAEIWIGLGGSATVDGGAGMAQALGYRLLDGAGDPIGWGGGELARLQRIESPEQPVWQGKRVRGLCDVQNPLTGPWGAAAVFAPQKGATPSQVQQLEQALQQWAQVVERDLGQAVAGIPGAGAAGGLGAGLVAFLGATLESGIQLLARQLALPERIRRCHLVVTGEGCLDEQSTMGKVVGAVLEQAIQAQKPLLILCGQVTPAARAGLAAQPLPLRVGALCDRIPDVAEAQRQAGHHLEQMTAQELRDFLEQDAGIGRL
- a CDS encoding DUF760 domain-containing protein; the encoded protein is MASPLNFIPGFEAVQTPSPDNRLWQYLQSQDPSVFQDIARNSSPEVLEILGHNIRSLVGSLPSDQFGVQIITNRESLAKMLSGAMMGGYFLRVMEQRLALEQSLGSASQPASADQPSPAEEEG